GCTTGCTCCTGGCATCGACCTTCGCATGGTTCTTGTATCCGTAATATTTCTGCCCGCCTTTCTTCGTCCAACGGGCGTCCGTGTCCTTGTGACTCCTCTTGTTGGCCTTCTTCTTCCTGTCCTCCTCGGTATCGTCTTCTTCCGCATTCCAAAGCTCGTTGCCGCGTCCCTCCTTTATGGCCTTGTTCTCCTCGCGGGTGTTGCGCTGGCGGGGGACCTCCACGAAACTCCCGTCTATTATCACGCCCTGATTCATTATCAGATTCTTCTCCCGCAGGAATCTGTCAAAATCGGCAAAGAGTTTGTCATAGAGATTCTTTCCCGTCAGTTGCTCTTTGAATGCCCAGATGGTTCTGGCGTCGGGCACCTTGTCTCCGCTTGCCAGTCCGAGGAAGTCCCGGAAGCTTGTGCGGTCAACTATCTGATATTCGGTCTGCTCGTCGCTCAAATTGTACATCCGCTGAAGCACGAGGATCTTGAACATCAGAACATAGTCATACGGCTTCGCCCCCGCTTTCGTCAGACGCTCACGGTGCAGGCTCGCCTCCAATGTCTCACGGAACATCTCGAAATCAACCGTTTCCGCAAGCCTCTCAAGTGGATTCCCTAATGCGGACAACATGGATGTCCTCTCTTCCGAATCAAATAATCCTTGGTTGCCAAGCTTTCTGTATGCCCTTTTGCATGTGTCCATTTTCTCTTCAAATTTTCGGCAAATATACAAATATTTATTTGATTATCAAAGAGTTTTATTTAGAAATGCCCTT
The Fibrobacter sp. DNA segment above includes these coding regions:
- a CDS encoding IS5 family transposase, yielding MDTCKRAYRKLGNQGLFDSEERTSMLSALGNPLERLAETVDFEMFRETLEASLHRERLTKAGAKPYDYVLMFKILVLQRMYNLSDEQTEYQIVDRTSFRDFLGLASGDKVPDARTIWAFKEQLTGKNLYDKLFADFDRFLREKNLIMNQGVIIDGSFVEVPRQRNTREENKAIKEGRGNELWNAEEDDTEEDRKKKANKRSHKDTDARWTKKGGQKYYGYKNHAKVDARSKLIKKAVTTSADQHDSVPAKLLIDNDDRGQELHADSAYIGKSVKSVMRKYQMKDRVIKRSVRGKKLSKKQETVNRKNSKTRVRVEHVFGYCELNLHGMFSRVIGFARNAARNTLTNLVYNVCRYEQIVRLGMN